From a single Daphnia pulex isolate KAP4 chromosome 2, ASM2113471v1 genomic region:
- the LOC124188270 gene encoding Fanconi anemia group I protein-like, whose amino-acid sequence MAVDVVKKLSKLLQSNSNSQQQKDALQQTVDKLSREDILKAIPDVVHSNGAPNLIRLIFEGLSNTTQHRSNLLLNVMKSILTELCDSEAVPENCAVDIVHLMSLNSHDLSSNNLAELVQLCLSFIEKGKNLKGKWLSLFPMIFSELAKQNRVNVEGNTLTGEEYCSEIINSLCETEIATDDAVAFTAVLRELKIPPSTVNKFVLKLCAIVPEMEPQEVPPFVYQLLFLCYQSDHLVPLQHLTKYFDNKLRRCGQIGNLSNSRGNSMDIESEIESGSPKEILQAKATSIFHISRAAATGHPLGKEFVKFLRSKVDVPELVLDPFILEVALSLGALPQLRDIIDLLRKIVQRLLRSNERQRHSSWMRKLMLGKQIDIQKILDTIMQQGTSEGDNIVKGFELLAFGLLEIRTPSAFGRPGVAGSSAATANASSSTGSTSATVTEQCWHIGSHILLQMIRKFPDSASLIVKKLVERLQDVSNDSQYITTISLMVQHNPLSMLECKLSFTALLYSMEYRGLPSAKRLYAGISPLFRSSGALRDSAFLVLRKLLHSCLEEVRQVAVVGFLQILKNFRFYTPTLSSSYSQSSMSSQATVDVHHSQTSNSNRAFCGELLKLLHCALSQQAAVRLTLYQNLPEVVSRNPELLPECIKMLRCHLKFFVDPEALIQVEMCVSKDGHDSHVVEPLGHLIQSILQTILRSGKNQHITKEDIDPKSEDQVDLGVLSVRKAVTSVAESSFDDYTVGDVQEPCGHLKVQILSSVCVALADFCLAQNATTSIPAAKRLVQLYDMHARFDALLTESSGKGKGKGKAPKKAKNNKDKENSVEESPQKDEAPKAPKKIFEMCTLSLHSIALFINFLNESDRANRNEEDIFKFFKSQNGLRLWVVQSALTKYQAFRNTGDIEGLSAESVSKFSGSIGWALLLHCQKATKLPEGPLSVMYCAALNCLFEIIQGFCKHHPTKLGRLLMAMDQVDRPAAAVPLENQISKSLKHFKDLLNHLLSGRENEDLVAKAVIPVVGTLTVLSDQLDPAGTEYAELFNWMHRLCKDVECTDPSIVKVLINLLTHLNMASESSPSTLDELAREICLAIGTLDDEDEAEPNKLSTVNEETAAIVLTVLIARLDQLIQVVEWALPRIGAVDRGDASPVVEQSIYARLKLVAVALSKLVIADIRPGPNSELILKLTITFYTTMSRVAKKQIKVIIPAFRSLVRSIATQLTTNLNTFIAHLDEKKTEEKGVKRKKGDKDKVVAPKMDRSARSIPALTYASEQYNQAILGVTKRTKEDLSFGSKLGTTRDFRIKADKVNEALEGNAQKSASEPEESEDDEIEATNSGNRSALNESRGRGTARRSRGRGHGKFSSVGKAHASK is encoded by the exons ATGGCGGTTGATGTGGTAAAGAAATTATCAAAGTTGCTGCAATCAAATAGTAAtagtcaacaacaaaaggatGCGTTGCAACAAACCGTTGATAAACTAAGCAGAGAAGAT ATTCTGAAAGCGATTCCTGATGTTGTCCATTCTAATGGGGCACCAAATTTAATACGCCTTATCTTTGAAGGATTGTCTAACACTACTCAGCACAGAAGCAACTTGCTGCTCAATGTGATGAAATCTATATTAACTGAGTTGTGTGACAGTGAAGCTGTACCAGAAAACTGTGCAGTTGACATCGTCCATCTCATGAGTTTGAACAGCCATGATTTAAGCAGTAATAACTTGGCTGAATTGGTGCAGCTTTGCTTatcttttattgaaaaaggaaaaaacctaAAGGGAAA ATGGCTGTCACTGTTTCCGATGATATTTTCTGAATTAGCAAAACAGAACAGAGTTAATGTAGAGGGGAATACTTTAACAGGTGAAGAATATTGCAGTGAGATAATCAATTCACTCTGTGAAACTGAAATTGCAACAGATGATGCAGTAGCGTTTACTGCAGTACTCAGAGAATTGAAGATTCCACCCAGCACAGTTAACAA ATTTGTTTTAAAGTTGTGTGCCATTGTACCTGAGATGGAACCACAAGAAGTGCCTCCATTTGTTTACCAACTACTTTTCTTGTGTTATCAGTCAGATCATCTTGTCCCATTGCAGCActtgacaaaatattttgataacAAGCTAAGAAGATGTGGTCAAATTGGTAATTTGTCGAACTCTAGGGGAAATTCAATGGATATAGAAAGTGAAATAG AATCTGGGTCTCCCAAGGAAATCTTGCAAGCTAAAGCTACTTccatttttcacatttcccgAGCAGCTGCCACCGGACATCCACTCGGCAAAGaatttgtgaaatttcttCGTAGTAAAGTTGATGTTCCCGAACTTGTGTTGGACCCTTTCATACTCGAGGTTGCTCTGTCGTTGGGTGCCCTTCCACAGCTTCGAGACATTATAGATTTATTACGGAAAATAGTGCAACGCCTTCTTCGATCCAATGAAAGACAACGCCATTCATCATGGATGAGGAAATTGATGTTAGGCAAACAAATCGATATTCAAAAGATCCTTGATACCATTATGCAACAAGGCACAAGTGAAGGAGATAACATTGTCAAAg GGTTTGAACTACTTGCATTTGGATTGCTGGAAATTCGAACTCCAAGCGCTTTTGGCCGTCCAGGGGTCGCTGGATCTAGTGCTGCTACAGCAAATGCATCGAGTTCAACAG GCTCCACTTCCGCAACTGTAACTGAGCAATGCTGGCATATCGGCTCGCATATTCTTTTACAAATGATCAGGAAGTTCCCAGACTCGGCCTCCCTCATTGTTAAGAAGCTTGTCGAGAG ACTCCAAGACGTCAGCAACGATTCGCAGTACATCACAACTATTAGCTTGATGGTCCAACATAACCCGCTTAGCATGTTAGAATGCAAATTATCTTTCACAGCCTTGCTGTACAGTATGGAATATCGGGGACTACCTTCTGCAAAACGTCTTTACGCGGGTATCTCACCCTTGTTCCGTTCGTCAGGTGCTCTGCGTGACAGTGCATTTTTGGTGCTACGCAAACTGCTACACAG ttGTTTGGAAGAAGTAAGGCAGGTTGCAGTGGTGGGTTTTctccaaattttgaaaaattttcggTTCTATACTCCAACTTTGAGCTCGTCTTATAGTCAGTCTTCCATGAGTAGTCAAGCTACGGTAGACGTGCATCATAGTCAAACATCGAATTCTAACAG GGCGTTTTGTGGTGAACTGTTAAAGCTTCTTCATTGCGCCTTGAGCCAACAAGCTGCAGTTCGCTTGACACTCTATCAAAATCTGCCAGAAGTAGTTTCCCGTAATCCTGAACTTCTCCCCGAATGCATCAAGATGTTGCGTTgtcatttgaagttttttgttGATCCCGAAGCGCTCATCCAAGTAGAAATGTGTGTCTCCAAGGATGGCCATGATTCCCATGTGGTAGAGCCGTTAGGGCACTTAATTCAATCCATTCTGcaa acCATTTTGCGAAGCGGCAAGAATCAACACATTACAAAAGAAGACATTGATCCCAAGAGCGAAGACCAAGTAGATCTTGGAGTGCTGTCAGTAAGAAAAGCGGTCACTAGTGTGGCCGAATCTTCATTTGATGATTACACGGTAGGGGATGTCCAGGAACCATGCGGCCACTTAAAGGTCCAGATTTTGTCATCTGTTTGTGTTGCGTTGGCCGACTTCTGTCTCGCTCAAAATGCCACCACCAGTATACCAGCGGCAAAACGTCTAGTCCAGTTGTACGATATGCACGCCCGTTTCGATGCACTTCTCACGGAATCTTCCGgtaaaggaaaaggaaaaggcaaGGCTCCCAAGAAagcaaaaaacaacaaagacaaAGAAAACTCCGTCGAAGAATCGCCTCAAAAGGATGAAGCTCCGAAAGCGCCAAAgaagatttttgaaatgtgcACTCTAAGTCTACATAGTATTGCTCTTTTCATCAACTTTTTGAACGAGAGTGATCGTGCCAATCGCAACGAAGAAGATATATTCAAGTTTTTCAAATCGCAAAATGGATTGCGTCTTTGGGTCGTCCAGTCAGCGCTGACTAAATATCAGGCATTTCGTAATACCGGAGATATAGAAGGACTAAGTGCTGAAAGTGTGTCTAAATTCAGTGGATCTATTGGATGGGCCTTACTGCTCCATTGCCAAAAAGCAACGAAATTACCCGAAGGTCCTCTTTCAGTCATGTACTGTGCTGCCTTAAATTgcctttttgaaataattcaaggATTTTGTAAGCACCATCCTACTAAACTGGGGCGTTTGTTGATGGCTATGGATCAAGTGGACAGACCAGCTGCGGCAGTGCCattggaaaatcaaatttcgaaGTCTTTGAAGCACTTTAAAGATTTACTTAACCATTTGTTGTCGGGAAGAGAGAACGAAGACCTCGTCGCGAAAGCAGTTATACCTGTTGTTGGCACATTGACTGTTCTATCAGATCAGTTAGACCCCGCCGGCACTGAATATGCAGAATTGTTCAATTGGATGCACAGACTTTGCAAAGATGTTGAGTGCACCGACCCATCTATTGTCAAAGTCCTCATCAATCTTCTTACCCACTTAAACATGGCATCCGAATCCAGTCCAAGCACTTTGGATGAGCTCGCTCGTGAAATTTGTCTTGCTATTGGTACCTTGGACGACGAAGATGAGGCGGAACCAAACAAGTTATCAACAGTTAACGAAGAAACAGCCGCTATTGTTCTAACTGTGCTGATAGCAAGATTGGATCAACTAATTCAAGTTGTCGAGTGGGCTTTGCCTAGAATTGGAGCTGTCGATCGTGGAGACGCATCACCAGTTGTTGAACAATCAATTTACGCACGGCTGAAATTAGTCGCCGTAGCGCTAAGTAAGCTAGTTATTGCAGACATACGTCCTGGTCCCAACTCTGAACTGATTCTTAAACTAACGATTACATTTTACACG ACGATGAGTCGCGTcgcaaagaaacaaatcaaagtaaTAATTCCTGCATTCCGAAGCTTGGTCAGATCGATTGCTACTCAGTTGACAACAAATCTCAACACTTTTATCGCGCATCTTGATGAGAAGAAAACCGAAGAGAAAGGCGTGAAGCGCAAGAAAGGAGATAAAGATAAAGTTGTCGCCCCAAAAATGGACAGAAGTGCTCGGTCTATACCAGCCCTAACCTACGCTTCGGAACAATACAATCAAGCCATATTGGGAGTTACCAAACGCACAAAGGAAGACCTATCGTTTGGATCCAAACTGGGTACTACAAGGGATTTCAGAATCAAAGCTGATAAAGTCAAC GAAGCATTGGAAGGTAATGCCCAGAAATCAGCATCGGAACCAGAGGAGTCGGAGGATGACGAAATCGAAGCAACCAACAGCGGAAATCGATCAGCGCTCAACGAAAGCCGCGGAAGGGGTACAGCGAGACGCTCTCGAGGAAGAGGACATGGAAAATTTTCATCTGTTGGCAAGGCTCATGCTTCCAAATAA
- the LOC124188274 gene encoding HIV Tat-specific factor 1 homolog, with translation MNASSYSYEGDVCIHTDPATGYQYKWNAEEKKWEPNTKIETQVTADSNAEAKYERVGNTYVYKDESGRLLEWDLEAKEWKPKLETQTIRRIAKNPDEEFDSSDESGEEKLLEQKKSVINHHVHVNSDGVKTYTDPSDGTIFEWDEEKKAWFPKLDEEFIARYQLSYGGEASTEPVAELEKKKVEPPPKIEKKQVSEPNWFEVDQTKNTKVYVTNLPTEINEEEIVEFMQKCGMIEKDLETGKHKIKLYRNENGQVKGDALCTYIKIESVELALKILDGSVLKDKTVGVERATFTLKGNYDPTKKPRKRKKKDVEKLRKKQEKLFDWRPDKLRGERARNENVVVLKRLFKPEEFDVNPAMLLEYQRDLREECAKFGHVKRVVIFDRNEEGAAQVFFKTPEEADRCVEVLHGRWFAGQKITAETWDGQTKYRKDETEEEKAARLKKWSEFLTKEEQGESDDD, from the exons ATGAATGCATCATCGTACTCGTACGAAGGTGATGTTTGCATCCATACAGATCCTGCGACGGGGTATCAATACAAGTGGAATGctgaggaaaagaaatgggagcCCAATACTAAAATCGAGACACAAGTTACCGCTGATTCTAATGCCGAGGCAAAATACGAAAGGGTGGGAAATACTTATGTGTATAAAGATGAAAGTGGAAGACTTTTGGAATGGGATCTTGAAGCTAAAGAGTGGAAACCTAAACTTGAAACACAGACCATCAGAAGGATTGCCAAGAATCCTGATGAAGAGTTTGATTCATCAGATGAaagcggagaagaaaaattacttgaacagaaaaaaagtgtgATCAATCATCATGTTCATGTGAATAGTGATGGAGTGAAAACCTACACTGATCCCTCTGATGGAACTATTTTCGAAtgggatgaagaaaaaaaagcctggTTTCCAAAGTTGGATGAAGAATTTATTGCTCGATATCAGTTAAGTTATGGTGGAGAGGCAAGTACAGAACCAGTGGCTGaactggagaagaaaaaggtagAACCTCCAccgaaaattgagaaaaagcAAGTCAGTGAGCCAAATTGGTTTGAAGTTGATCAAACCAAGAACACTAAAGTTTATGTCACCAATCTTCCCACTGAgataaatgaagaagaaattgttgagtTTATGCAAAAGTGTGGAATGATTGAAAAAGACTTGGAAACTgggaaacataaaataaagCTCTACAGAAATGAGAATGGACAGGTGAAAGGAGATGCACTTTGCACCTATATCAAG attgaATCCGTCGAGCTTGCCTTGAAAATTTTAGATGGGAGCGTTCTTAAAGACAAGACTGTTGGAGTTGAACGCGCCACGTTCACGCTCAAGGGGAACTATGACCCAACGAAAAAGCCGAGAAAGCGTAAGAAGAAGGACGTTGAAAAATTaaggaagaaacaagaaaa ATTATTCGACTGGCGTCCAGATAAACTACGAGGTGAACGTGCTAGGAACGAGAATGTAGTAGTGCTGAAACGTCTTTTCAAACCAGAAGAATTTGATGTTAATCCTGCAATGCTTCTAGAATATCAACGCGATCTAAGAGAGGAATGTGCCAAGTTTGGACATGTTAAGCGTGTTGTCATTTTCGAC AGGAATGAAGAAGGAGCAGCCCAGGTATTCTTCAAAACTCCAGAAGAAGCGGATCGATGCGTTGAAGTACTGCATGGACGCTGGTTCGCCGGGCAAAAGATAACCGCCGAGACATGGGACGGACAAACAAAATACAG GAAGGATGAAACTGAGGAAGAAAAAGCTGCTCGATTGAAAAAATGGTCAGAATTCTTAACTAAAGAAGAGCAAGGTGAATCTGATGACGATTAA
- the LOC124188268 gene encoding uncharacterized protein LOC124188268: MALTSSASLSLLLMATVCCLTVTTAEEDLPQAGENRESKQLLFAPQFYPSPQSQYYYPESSLYGNPFMSPSEGAFLSQQSRVPSWPWSYPSYPSFLPSGDSDPIDAAWRVNDGVDDKDKLKWWKKRFNRQALITIHPAAGECLLADIGANGLGPCKKATDAHHGTLEIKLQTAGQVAVVGITASSAVNTRIRLICTDLTAVAVFTNTGQIASVSDTPRTEIGSMQLVVTSTAANGILRCNWRSYYYYTAAYP; this comes from the exons ATGGCACTTACGAGTTCCGCATCGCTTTCATTGTTACTG ATGGCAACAGTCTGTTGTCTAACAGTGACTACAGCCGAGGAGGATCTTCCGCAAGCAGGAGAAAACCGCGAATCCAAACAACTTTTATTTGCACCCCAGTTCTATCCTTCGCCGCAATCCCAATACTATTATCCTGAAAGCAGTCTTTATGGAAACCCGTTTATGTCACCTTCGGAAGGAGCATTCTTAAGCCAACAGAGTAGAGTACCGAGTTGGCCTTGGTCGTATCCCTCATATCCCTCATTTTTGCCATCAG gCGACAGTGATCCAATTGATGCTGCATGGAGGGTTAACGACGGGGTTGATGACAAGGATAAACTAAAATGGTGGAAAAAGCGATTCAACAGACAAGCACTCATTACTATTCACCCGGCAGCAGGAG AGTGCCTCCTTGCTGATATAGGTGCTAATGGTCTTGGTCCTTGTAAAAAGGCAACCGATGCTCATCACGGAACTCTCGAGATCAAACTGCAAACTGCGGGTCAGGTTGCGGTAGTTGGAATCACCGCAAGCTCAGCTGTGAACACCAGAATCAGACTGATTTGCACCGATTTAACTGCTGTAGCAGTCTTCACG AACACGGGCCAAATCGCTTCTGTATCAGATACACCAAGAACCGAGATTGGATCCATGCAACTAGTAGTGACAAGTACTGCCGCCAATGGTATATTGAGGTGCAACTGGCgatcatattattattacacagcTGCATATCCTTGA
- the LOC124188281 gene encoding C-type lectin domain family 10 member A-like — MRAIVLLLILLSHKSESLVRPRYFCPADFVRLGNGCYYFSSYIASWQNAHFACRDHGAQLAVLDSRWEDNTIQTYLSRPEFARLERWIGGLYDWSGQRWLWGATGQPMNFLGFGELTEGRLREWHCVYMDPEQSHKWNHKLCTRNLHYICELPLTKATPAQILQ, encoded by the exons ATGCGAGCAATCGTTTTGTTGCTGATTCTCCTGTCACACAAATCAG AATCTCTCGTCAGGCCTCGTTACTTTTGTCCTGCTGATTTTGTTCGTCTTGGTAATGGTTGCTATTACTTCAGCTCGTACATAGCAAGCTGGCAAAATGCGCACTTTGCCTGTCGCGACCACGGAGCTCAGTTAGCAGTACTTGATAGCCGCTGGGAAGACAACACTATTCAAACATATCTTTCCCGGCCAGAATTCG CTCGTTTGGAAAGATGGATCGGTGGATTGTACGATTGGAGTGGTCAAAGATGGTTGTGGGGAGCAACTGGACAACCCATGAATTTTTTGGGCTTTGGAGAGCTGACGGAAGGGCGTTTACGTGAATGGCACTGTGTTTACATGGATCCAGAACAATCACATAAATGGAATCACAAGTTGTGTACAAG AAATCTCCACTATATTTGTGAACTACCATTAACAAAGGCGACTCCAGCCCAAATTTTGCAATGA
- the LOC124188279 gene encoding protein LTO1 homolog encodes MAVNKQESDFDIQDAFDSLLVSEDNLVAKAYEEGLLQGEIAGFQEGFDLGRQKGSEIGSEIFFYRGFAKSWIALLSGDLSEAFKQLLELCPVSLNPDVVHEIHQIELKNKTEEADSKSLKALEKLLTLLERFPQENPKNQDIVSLLQDIRAKFKHCCAILKVDASYSANNQLNF; translated from the coding sequence ATGGCTgtgaacaaacaagaaagcgATTTCGATATTCAAGACGCTTTTGATTCATTATTAGTGTCTGAAGACAATTTAGTGGCAAAAGCTTATGAAGAAGGATTACTTCAAGGAGAAATAGCAGGATTTCAAGAAGGATTTGATTTAGGACGTCAAAAAGGCAGCGAAATTGGGTCGGAAATTTTCTTCTATCGTGGGTTTGCTAAAAGTTGGATTGCTTTGCTATCGGGTGATTTGAGTGAAGCTTTTAAACAACTACTGGAATTGTGCCCTGTGTCCTTAAATCCGGATGTTGTACATGAGATACATCAAAttgaactgaaaaataaaacagaagaGGCAGATTCAAAATCTCTCAAAGCATTGGAAAAATTGCTTACATTGCTGGAACGTTTCCCACaggaaaatccaaaaaatcaaGATATTGTAAGTTTACTTCAAGACATTCGTGCCAAATTCAAGCATTGCTGTGCTATCCTCAAAGTTGATGCTAGCTATTCTGCTAATAATCAACTGAACTTTTGA
- the LOC124188275 gene encoding probable methyltransferase-like protein 25 → MGTKQETALAALKTLSTFLEPFLPIVNTHMVHFYTDQVFEKLSQDLQSDLMALSDTQIAELPNDYLNISKSKPVHIASNLLQLMEDIDEHNLDSLNVLDDLPSVWKEMDIKPLTSLIHFDKFMTVKKSHEVGALCDTIASFANYTDSKLIVDLGCGKGALASMLSLNHGLYVSGIDAAGFSAHAEEGRQSMLQKTFKSHVKKARLTEDEEAVDLSVRFRRSTLYLSNNFDIRPLIEECSQYFQQSFNQVGLVGLHTCGNLASTSVQLFVNSPESRFLCNVGCCYHLLDEFFDKSNSGLEQGFPLSSHLKSKSFFLGRNARMVSSQPLERYATRKQMQPDVLFYRSLLQVILEEKFPSTDSVEFQVGRLRKPVNNFREYLQWATKKLKLSLELTDEEIEAYLTRYNGDKRRHLYAFFQLRLLLASLVEYVILLDRLVYLTEQEVVSNSFLVRIFSPVTSPRCYALLAFKKLKEKSI, encoded by the exons ATgggaacaaaacaagaaacagcTCTAGCTGCTCTAAAAACACTGTCAACATTTCTGGAGCCATTTCTTCCTATTGTAAACACACACATGGTTCACTTTTATACTGATCaagtatttgaaaaattaagtcAAGATTTGCAGTCAGATTTGATGGCACTCTCCGATACTCAGATTGCTGAGCTTCCCAACGATTATCTGAACATCAGTAAAAGCAAACCAGTTCACATTGCCTCAAATTTACTCCAGCTAATGGAAGATATTGATGAACATAATTTAGATTCTTTAAATGTTCTTGATGATCTCCCGTCAGTGTGGAAAGAGATGGATATAAAGCCCTTAACTTCGTTGATCCATTTTGATAAATTCATGACGGTGAAAAAATCTCACGAGGTTGGAGCCCTTTGCGATACGATAGCATCGTTTGCAAATTATACTGATAGCAAACTGATTGTTGATTTGGGTTGCGGAAAAGGAGCGCTAGCATCGATGCTATCACTGAATCACGGATTATACGTCTCAGGTATCGATGCTGCCGGTTTTAGCGCTCATGCAGAGGAGGGAAGACAATCTATGCTTCAAAAGACATTCAAAAGTCATGTGAAAAAAGCACGTCTtacagaagatgaagaagccgTTGATTTGTCAGTAAGATTTAGGCGCTCAACGTTGTACTTATCAAACAATTTCGACATCCGTCCTCTAATTGAAGAATGCAGTCAATATTTTCAACAGTCATTTAACCAAGTTGGTTTAGTGGGTCTACATACTTGTGGAAATCTGGCTTCAACTTCAGTGCAGCTGTTCGTGAATTCGCCCGAGTCTCGTTTCTTGTGCAACGTTGGCTGCTGTTATCATCTCTTAGACGAATTTTTCGACAAAAGTAACAGTGGACTTGAACAGGGTTTTCCCCTTAGCAGccatttgaaatcaaagagTTTTTTCCTGGGACGGAACGCCCGAATGGTCTCTTCGCAGCCGCTAGAACGATACGCTACGCGCAAACAA ATGCAACCTGATGTTCTTTTCTATCGCTCACTTCTACAAGTTATTCTCGAAGAAAAATTCCCTTCAACGGATTCAGTTGAATTTCAAGTGGGGCGTCTGCGTAAACCTGTCAATAACTTTCGAGAATACCTTCAGTGggcaacaaaaaagttaaagttGAGTTTAGAG TTGACGGATGAAGAAATCGAAGCATATCTGACCCGTTACAATGGAGATAAACGAAGACATTTGTATGCCTTCTTTCAACTTCGTCTACTGCTGGCCAGTTTAGTTGAATATGTCATTTTGCTAGATCGACTAGTTTACCTTACAGAACAG GAAGTTGTAAGCAATTCTTTCTTGGTACGGATATTTTCGCCCGTGACATCTCCACGTTGCTACGCCCTCCTAGCCTTTAAGAAgctcaaagaaaaatccatttaA
- the LOC124188269 gene encoding uncharacterized protein LOC124188269, producing the protein MAFTSPVFAFTLLIAAVCCLMVTTAEEDVAVTPEIRESKQLVYGPQFYPSNSQYYYPESSPYGNPFGVPTDSVPNYQGARMSSYPFAPLDDPSSPSWRFVHTGGHDKVKWWKHNFHREATVIITPAAAECSIAAANNPNIVTDGLGPCKYATQAEQGTIRITFSAADQAAFIAITANSQKNTRVRLTCTNIADTNLFTQTGQIAAPINTPVTEIGFMQIIAVSTAAAAAGATSVSCNWHSYHHYTGTYP; encoded by the exons ATGGCATTTACAAGCCCCGTTTTCGCTTTCACGTTGCTG attgCAGCGGTATGTTGCCTCATGGTGACGACAGCTGAAGAAGATGTAGCTGTTACACCGGAAATCCGCGAATCCAAACAACTTGTCTACGGGCCTCAGTTCTATCCCTCAAACTCGCAATATTACTATCCTGAAAGCAGTCCATATGGAAACCCGTTTGGAGTACCGACAGACAGCGTCCCCAACTATCAGGGAGCTCGAATGTCGTCTTATCCATTCGCACCATTAG ATGATCCCAGTTCTCCTTCCTGGAGGTTTGTGCATACCGGAGGTCATGATAAAGTGAAATGGTGGAAGCATAATTTTCATAGAGAAGCAACTGTTATAATAACCCCGGCTGCAGCag AATGCAGTATCGCAGCAGCCAATAATCCTAATATTGTTACCGATGGTCTTGGTCCTTGCAAATACGCAACGCAAGCGGAACAAGGAACTATCAGAATTACTTTCTCGGCAGCTGATCAAGCTGCTTTTATTGCGATTACAGCTAATTCCCAAAAGAACACTCGAGTCAGGCTGACATGCACTAACATAGCGGATACCAATCTCTTTACG CAAACCGGTCAAATAGCTGCACCCATAAATACTCCTGTAACAGAGATTGGATTCATGCAAATAATTGCAGTttcaactgctgctgcagctgcaggTGCAACCTCAGTGAGCTGCAATTGGCATTCGTATCATCATTACACAGGAACATATCCTTGA